A genomic segment from Candidatus Omnitrophota bacterium encodes:
- the ahcY gene encoding adenosylhomocysteinase, protein MKYDIKNIKLAGQGRLRIEWAAKDMPVLNLIRDRFVKEKPLKGIKLSCCLHVTTETANLAITLKAAGAHVALCASNPLSTQDDVAASLVKDHGIQVFAIKGEDNKTYYKHVNSVLDIRPSLTMDDGADLVSALHKERKDLAKNVMAGTEETTTGVIRLRALQDKGLLLFPVIAVNDAQTKHLFDNRYGTGQSTIDGILRATNKLLAGCVFIVCGYGWCGRGVAMRARGAGANVIVTEIDPLRALEAAMDGYRVMPIKDAAKIGDIFITLTGNTTVIGREHFMLMKSGAIVANSGHFNVELDISALRSCSKNIRHIRTSMEEYTLKNGKKIYLLGEGRLINLASAEGHPASVMDMSFANQALSAEYAAKESGNLRKQVYAVPKHIDERIAFLKLKSMGIRIDTLSARQRQYLKSWELGT, encoded by the coding sequence ATGAAATATGATATAAAAAATATCAAGCTTGCCGGCCAAGGCAGGTTAAGAATTGAGTGGGCGGCTAAAGACATGCCCGTGTTGAATCTGATAAGAGACCGGTTTGTAAAGGAAAAACCCCTCAAGGGTATAAAACTTAGCTGCTGCCTTCATGTCACCACCGAGACGGCCAATCTTGCCATAACGTTAAAGGCGGCAGGCGCTCATGTCGCCTTGTGCGCGTCCAATCCGCTAAGCACGCAGGACGACGTCGCGGCATCGCTTGTGAAAGACCACGGTATCCAGGTATTCGCGATAAAAGGAGAAGACAACAAGACGTATTATAAGCATGTCAATTCCGTTCTTGATATACGCCCCAGCCTGACAATGGATGACGGCGCTGACCTGGTTTCAGCCCTGCATAAAGAACGCAAAGATCTTGCCAAAAATGTCATGGCAGGCACGGAAGAAACGACAACCGGTGTTATAAGATTAAGGGCCCTTCAGGACAAAGGACTCCTGCTTTTTCCGGTAATCGCGGTTAACGACGCGCAGACCAAGCATCTTTTTGATAATCGTTACGGCACGGGCCAGTCAACAATAGACGGCATATTAAGGGCCACAAACAAGCTTTTAGCTGGTTGCGTGTTTATTGTCTGCGGTTACGGCTGGTGCGGCAGAGGCGTGGCTATGCGCGCCCGTGGCGCGGGAGCTAATGTGATTGTTACGGAGATAGACCCTTTAAGGGCGCTGGAGGCGGCCATGGACGGTTACAGGGTTATGCCTATTAAGGATGCCGCTAAAATAGGAGATATATTCATTACCCTTACCGGCAACACGACGGTCATAGGCCGGGAACATTTTATGCTGATGAAAAGCGGCGCTATCGTGGCAAACTCCGGGCATTTTAATGTAGAACTTGACATCTCCGCCTTGAGAAGCTGTTCAAAAAATATAAGGCATATCAGAACGTCAATGGAAGAATATACTTTAAAAAATGGCAAGAAGATATACTTGCTTGGCGAAGGCCGGCTTATCAATCTTGCCAGCGCCGAAGGCCATCCTGCCAGTGTTATGGATATGAGTTTTGCCAATCAGGCGCTTTCCGCCGAATACGCCGCGAAAGAATCCGGCAATTTGCGAAAACAGGTATACGCAGTGCCTAAACATATTGACGAGCGCATAGCCTTTTTGAAGTTAAAGTCAATGGGCATTCGTATTGATACGTTAAGCGCCCGGCAAAGGCAGTATCTTAAAAGCTGGGAACTTGGGACATGA
- the ptsP gene encoding phosphoenolpyruvate--protein phosphotransferase: MFKGIPASPGIAIGKVYLYNSEDIQVPKVKIRVSDIPSEITRFEEALIKTRSELITIRNNISTEMSTKHGAIFNAHLLVLEDRTIIDEVISRLRDQKYNVEYVFEDVLRKYIDAFQKMDDEYLRERITDIEDVGKRLLRNLLGKKKQALLDIPPKSIVVAYDLAPSDTATMHRRHIVGFVTDIGGKTSHTAIMAKSLEIPAVVGLENITENVKNGDTLIIDGTTGHVYLNPARAVVTQYLKEQKKLIKFDKELQDIRCLPAQTIDGHRVELAANIELPDEVPAIIAHGAEGIGLYRTEYFYMNRAGLPTEEEHYQAYRAVIDKVKPNTLTIRSLDLGGDKFLSQLDVPKEMNPFLGWRAIRLSLAKPELFKVQLRAVLRASAHGKLRLMYPMISGVEELEAANKCLDEARQELRAKKIPFGRDMEVGVMIEVPSAAIIADILASRVDFFSIGTNDLIQYSLAVDRVNEKIAYLYEPAHPAVLRLLKNIIDAGHAKGIWVGMCGEMAGELKYAPLLLGLGLDEFSVPPPSLLKIKRIIRSVKYEDAKNLVLRALELSTGKEVEALVSKRFRDIVYGVA, from the coding sequence ATGTTTAAAGGAATTCCCGCTTCTCCCGGCATAGCGATAGGCAAGGTCTACCTTTATAACAGCGAGGATATACAGGTTCCAAAGGTTAAGATCAGGGTATCGGATATCCCGTCTGAAATAACCAGGTTTGAAGAAGCGCTTATAAAAACGCGCTCGGAACTTATAACTATACGCAACAATATTTCTACGGAAATGAGCACCAAGCACGGCGCAATATTCAATGCCCATCTGCTTGTGCTTGAAGACAGGACGATAATAGATGAGGTAATAAGCCGTTTGAGGGACCAGAAATATAATGTTGAATACGTGTTTGAGGATGTTTTGCGTAAATACATAGACGCTTTCCAAAAAATGGATGACGAGTATTTAAGAGAGCGCATAACCGACATAGAAGATGTGGGAAAGAGGCTCTTGAGAAACCTGCTTGGGAAGAAAAAACAGGCCTTGCTTGATATTCCTCCGAAATCCATTGTCGTAGCTTACGATTTGGCCCCGAGCGATACGGCTACAATGCACAGGAGGCATATAGTCGGTTTTGTAACGGATATAGGAGGCAAGACATCGCATACGGCCATTATGGCAAAATCTCTTGAGATACCTGCCGTGGTTGGGCTTGAGAATATTACGGAAAACGTTAAAAATGGCGATACCCTTATTATTGACGGGACCACCGGCCATGTTTACCTGAACCCGGCAAGGGCTGTTGTTACCCAGTATCTTAAAGAGCAAAAGAAGCTTATAAAATTTGACAAAGAGCTTCAGGACATCAGGTGCCTGCCCGCCCAGACAATTGACGGGCACAGGGTTGAATTGGCCGCCAATATAGAATTACCGGATGAAGTGCCCGCGATAATCGCCCACGGCGCGGAAGGCATAGGGCTCTACAGGACGGAATATTTTTATATGAACCGCGCGGGTTTGCCTACCGAGGAAGAACACTACCAGGCGTATAGGGCTGTTATAGATAAGGTAAAACCAAATACGCTGACGATACGCAGTCTTGATCTCGGCGGGGACAAATTTTTGTCACAGCTTGATGTGCCGAAAGAAATGAACCCTTTTTTGGGCTGGCGCGCTATACGTTTAAGTCTGGCAAAGCCTGAATTGTTCAAGGTGCAATTACGGGCGGTGTTGCGCGCTTCGGCGCATGGAAAACTTAGGCTGATGTATCCTATGATATCGGGAGTGGAAGAACTTGAGGCCGCCAACAAATGCCTTGACGAAGCCAGGCAGGAGTTAAGGGCAAAAAAAATCCCGTTTGGCAGGGATATGGAAGTTGGTGTGATGATAGAGGTCCCATCCGCCGCCATTATCGCCGATATACTTGCCAGCAGGGTGGATTTTTTTAGTATAGGTACCAATGATCTTATACAGTATTCCCTGGCCGTTGACAGGGTCAATGAAAAGATAGCCTATCTTTATGAACCGGCGCATCCCGCGGTTTTGCGCCTTCTGAAAAATATTATTGACGCCGGCCATGCCAAGGGTATATGGGTAGGCATGTGCGGTGAAATGGCGGGCGAGTTAAAATACGCGCCGTTATTGCTCGGTTTGGGACTTGACGAATTTAGTGTTCCGCCGCCCAGCCTTTTGAAGATAAAAAGGATTATACGTTCTGTGAAGTATGAAGATGCCAAGAACCTTGTCTTGCGCGCCCTTGAACTTTCAACGGGCAAAGAGGTGGAAGCGCTTGTTTCCAAGCGGTTTAGAGACATAGTCTATGGGGTTGCGTGA
- a CDS encoding HPr family phosphocarrier protein gives MELKTVTKDIMIKSKQGLHARPAAFFVQIANKFDSDISIIKDGQEVNGKSIMGILMLAAERGASVCLKAVGVDAEAAVLELEKVLISDRDDYHEQK, from the coding sequence ATGGAACTTAAGACAGTAACAAAAGATATTATGATCAAAAGCAAGCAGGGTTTGCATGCCAGGCCCGCCGCTTTTTTTGTTCAGATAGCCAATAAGTTTGACAGCGACATATCCATTATTAAAGACGGACAGGAAGTAAACGGTAAATCAATAATGGGAATTCTAATGTTGGCGGCCGAACGAGGCGCGTCAGTGTGCTTAAAGGCTGTCGGCGTAGATGCCGAAGCCGCCGTATTGGAACTTGAAAAGGTCTTGATTAGCGACAGGGATGATTATCATGAACAAAAATAA
- the pfkA gene encoding 6-phosphofructokinase, producing the protein MKRLAFLTSGGDCAGMNSAIRSITRTALYYGIKPFAVMRGYDGLIKGDFVEFNRRSVSSIINLGGTIIKTARSGEFMTKKGREKAVKFLKNYDINALIVIGGNGSFQGAHALCLESDIRCIGVPGTIDNDINGTDFTIGSLTAVGVALDAIDKIRDTATSLERIFVVEVMGRDSGYIAMRVAIAGGAEDVLLPESKPDITAICSEIKAARKKGKVSWILVVAEGAGHGHKVAKTIERLTGYEARVTVLGHIQRGGAPNAIDRILASRLGSAAVTSLIEGASDKMVGIVSNKIVLTDFAIACEKKKDSEDNLYRLLKILEA; encoded by the coding sequence TTGAAAAGGCTGGCTTTTTTAACAAGCGGCGGAGATTGCGCCGGTATGAACAGCGCCATAAGGAGTATTACAAGGACGGCTTTGTATTATGGTATCAAGCCGTTCGCGGTAATGCGGGGATATGACGGCCTTATCAAGGGCGATTTCGTGGAATTTAACAGGCGCTCCGTAAGCAGTATAATAAACCTGGGAGGCACTATAATCAAAACAGCGCGTTCAGGCGAATTTATGACCAAAAAAGGCCGTGAAAAAGCTGTTAAATTTTTAAAAAATTATGATATAAACGCTCTTATTGTTATAGGAGGAAACGGTTCATTCCAGGGCGCGCACGCCTTATGCCTTGAATCAGATATACGTTGTATAGGCGTGCCCGGAACAATAGACAATGATATTAACGGGACGGATTTTACCATAGGTTCGCTTACCGCTGTTGGCGTTGCCCTTGACGCTATAGATAAGATACGGGACACGGCTACAAGCCTTGAAAGGATATTTGTCGTAGAGGTTATGGGCCGCGATAGCGGGTATATAGCTATGCGGGTCGCGATTGCCGGCGGCGCCGAAGACGTTCTCCTGCCCGAATCAAAGCCTGATATAACAGCCATATGTTCCGAGATAAAGGCCGCGCGCAAAAAAGGCAAGGTAAGCTGGATACTTGTTGTTGCTGAAGGCGCCGGACATGGGCATAAGGTGGCAAAAACCATAGAGCGGCTGACAGGATATGAGGCAAGGGTAACAGTGCTGGGGCATATACAGAGAGGGGGCGCTCCGAATGCTATTGACAGGATACTTGCCTCAAGGCTCGGTTCGGCGGCAGTAACATCATTGATTGAGGGAGCAAGCGACAAGATGGTCGGCATTGTCTCCAACAAAATAGTTCTTACCGATTTCGCTATTGCCTGTGAAAAAAAGAAAGACTCGGAAGATAACCTATACCGTCTTTTAAAAATATTAGAGGCTTGA
- a CDS encoding nucleotidyltransferase family protein, with protein MKAIILAAGYATRLWPLTLDCPKPLLPVGGKPIIEHIIKKISRISGLSDIYVVSNAKFFNAFTAWARDYRCGRRIHIIDDGVEELDQRKGSIGDIIVAINKKKIDTDILVVAGDNLFDFSLNDFIRKSKLRPQGVWVGLFDVGSKNIAKNYGVVELNKDSSIASFEEKPARPKSTLAAMCLYYFPKDKIRMLKKYKAGNNPLDLAGSFIKWLVERETVYGRVFKGKWFDIGDKKFLNKARAMKW; from the coding sequence ATGAAAGCGATAATATTGGCGGCAGGATATGCTACAAGGCTTTGGCCCCTTACGTTGGATTGCCCTAAGCCTTTATTGCCTGTTGGCGGGAAACCGATCATAGAGCACATAATTAAGAAGATAAGCCGGATAAGCGGCCTGTCTGATATATATGTTGTTTCCAACGCGAAATTTTTTAATGCCTTTACCGCCTGGGCGCGCGATTACAGGTGCGGCAGGCGTATCCATATAATTGATGACGGCGTGGAAGAGCTTGACCAGAGAAAAGGTTCTATAGGAGACATAATCGTTGCCATTAACAAAAAAAAGATAGACACCGATATATTGGTTGTGGCGGGCGACAACCTGTTTGATTTCAGCCTGAATGACTTTATCAGAAAATCCAAGCTGCGCCCGCAGGGCGTGTGGGTGGGTCTTTTTGATGTCGGGAGTAAAAATATCGCCAAAAATTACGGCGTAGTGGAACTTAATAAAGATTCAAGCATAGCATCGTTTGAAGAAAAGCCTGCCAGGCCCAAGTCAACACTGGCGGCCATGTGCCTTTATTATTTTCCAAAAGACAAGATACGGATGCTGAAGAAATATAAGGCCGGCAATAATCCGCTGGATCTGGCGGGTTCTTTCATAAAATGGCTTGTTGAGCGGGAAACTGTTTACGGCCGCGTATTCAAGGGCAAGTGGTTTGACATAGGCGATAAAAAGTTTTTAAACAAAGCCCGGGCCATGAAATGGTAG
- the lptF gene encoding LPS export ABC transporter permease LptF, whose protein sequence is MRILRNYILKELFFPLAGSLAVFTFVLLIGNIFKLADLMINKGVDVSDIMKLFLYLTPYILSYTIPMALLTATMVCFSRLASDNEVIAMKASGISLYKIGLPVIIIAFIISLASVYLNNTVLPASHYASYKLVKGVALKNPTAYLEPGVFIKTFKGYIVRIDRIEGNKLDGVLIYHLQEKGPARTIIAESGEFILHPGRGMITLRLSNGSVDEPNPDDPSVFYKLNFGTYDMTLNAEKSISPDSIEKKPKSMTIKELKEDIAKLKSSGKSPEYIRTNTNERLTEIHRKISMAFSSFVFTLVALPLAINTKRREKSIGFAISLIILVLYYFMLFGGMALALRGIIPPIMGVWAANLVYLVTGLILTSRIIEQ, encoded by the coding sequence ATGAGAATATTAAGAAATTATATATTAAAAGAGCTGTTCTTCCCTTTGGCCGGTTCCCTGGCGGTTTTCACCTTTGTCCTGCTTATAGGCAATATATTCAAGCTCGCTGATCTGATGATAAATAAAGGGGTTGATGTATCAGACATCATGAAACTATTCCTTTACCTTACTCCCTATATATTAAGCTACACGATACCGATGGCCCTTTTGACGGCAACGATGGTCTGTTTCAGCAGGCTCGCGTCCGATAACGAAGTGATCGCGATGAAAGCAAGCGGTATCAGCCTTTACAAAATAGGTCTTCCGGTTATAATTATCGCTTTTATCATAAGCCTCGCCTCCGTCTATTTAAACAACACGGTCTTGCCCGCTTCACATTACGCTTCTTATAAATTGGTCAAGGGCGTTGCCCTGAAAAACCCGACGGCATATCTTGAACCCGGCGTGTTTATCAAGACATTCAAAGGCTATATAGTAAGAATTGACAGGATTGAAGGCAATAAACTTGACGGCGTTCTCATCTATCATCTGCAAGAAAAAGGGCCGGCGCGGACAATAATCGCGGAAAGCGGGGAATTTATTCTCCACCCGGGCAGGGGCATGATAACATTAAGGCTGTCAAACGGTTCAGTTGATGAGCCGAATCCCGACGACCCAAGCGTATTCTATAAACTGAATTTCGGGACTTATGACATGACACTTAACGCGGAAAAAAGCATATCGCCGGATAGCATTGAAAAAAAACCAAAATCAATGACTATCAAAGAATTAAAAGAAGACATAGCAAAATTAAAATCATCGGGCAAAAGCCCTGAATATATCAGGACCAACACAAACGAAAGGCTCACCGAGATACACAGAAAGATCTCCATGGCATTCTCAAGTTTTGTTTTCACCCTGGTAGCATTACCGCTGGCAATAAACACCAAAAGGCGCGAAAAATCAATCGGCTTCGCTATCAGCCTGATTATACTGGTATTGTATTATTTCATGCTGTTCGGCGGCATGGCATTAGCGTTACGCGGTATAATACCGCCCATAATGGGAGTGTGGGCGGCAAACCTTGTCTACCTTGTCACGGGTTTGATATTAACATCGCGTATTATTGAACAATAA
- a CDS encoding type IV pilus twitching motility protein PilT yields MVNIDIKDLLRYAVEKDASDLHLTEALPPTLRIDGILQHTSYPALSREDCKRIIYSILNDNQKVRFETELELDFSIYVPDLSRFRVNVHMQRGSIEAAFRVIPSKIKTIEELGLPAIVADLALRPNGLVLATGPTGMGKSTTLAAMVDLINTQKQALIVSIEDPIEYVHRNNKSIIKQREVGSDTKSFANALKHALRQDPDVILVGEMRDLETISTAITAAETGHLVLSTLHTPDAPQTIDRLIDIFPPHQQKQIMIQLAGSLQGVICQQLLPKRSGNGRVVACEIMTATSAVRSLIREQKTEQLPTVIQTSARSGMITMDKTLKMLYEASLIDEETFKSRLKDKGDLDKI; encoded by the coding sequence ATGGTTAATATTGATATTAAGGATTTATTGAGATATGCCGTTGAAAAAGACGCTTCCGATCTACACCTGACTGAAGCCCTGCCCCCCACGCTAAGGATAGACGGTATTTTACAGCATACCTCATATCCGGCCTTATCAAGAGAAGACTGCAAAAGGATTATATATTCCATTCTAAACGATAATCAAAAGGTGAGGTTTGAGACCGAACTTGAATTAGATTTTTCCATATACGTGCCTGACCTTTCAAGGTTTAGGGTAAATGTTCATATGCAAAGAGGCAGTATAGAGGCTGCCTTTAGGGTCATACCTTCAAAAATCAAGACCATAGAAGAACTCGGTTTGCCGGCTATTGTTGCCGACCTTGCTCTAAGGCCCAATGGCCTGGTCCTGGCTACAGGCCCTACCGGTATGGGCAAGAGCACTACTCTGGCGGCCATGGTTGACCTGATTAACACACAGAAACAGGCCCTTATAGTAAGTATTGAAGACCCTATTGAGTATGTGCACAGGAACAATAAAAGTATAATTAAGCAAAGAGAGGTAGGCTCTGATACAAAAAGTTTTGCCAACGCGTTAAAGCACGCCTTGCGCCAGGACCCTGATGTTATATTAGTCGGAGAGATGAGGGATCTGGAGACTATATCCACTGCTATCACTGCCGCCGAGACAGGCCATCTCGTGTTGAGCACTTTGCATACTCCCGACGCGCCCCAGACAATAGACCGGTTGATAGATATATTTCCGCCCCATCAGCAGAAGCAGATAATGATACAGCTCGCCGGTTCTCTGCAGGGCGTGATATGCCAACAACTTTTACCCAAGAGGAGCGGTAATGGAAGAGTTGTTGCCTGTGAGATAATGACGGCCACATCCGCCGTAAGAAGCCTTATACGTGAACAAAAGACCGAGCAGCTGCCTACCGTTATCCAGACCAGCGCCAGAAGCGGTATGATAACGATGGACAAGACCCTTAAGATGCTTTATGAGGCGTCGCTAATTGATGAAGAGACTTTTAAAAGCAGGTTAAAGGACAAAGGGGACCTTGATAAAATATGA
- the metK gene encoding methionine adenosyltransferase yields the protein MKREKHLFTSESVTEGHPDKICDQISDSVLDAIYDKDPNGRVACEAMVTTGLAFIAGEITTSCYIDIPKIVRQTIKDIGYTDAAYGFDYHTCGVITAVQEQSPDIALGVDTGGAGDQGMMFGYATDETKEMMPLPISLAHKLTRRLADVRKKAILKYLRPDGKSQVTVEYDDKGPKRIDAIVISAHHDHKAKMQDIKKDIKKYVIDPAAPKDMVDKNTLIYINPTGRFEVGGPQGDTGVTGRKIIVDTYGGVGSHGGGAFSGKDPSKVDRSASYMARYMAKNIVAARLAKKCEIQIAYAIGVAEPVSLNVNSKGTGRISDQKLQKLLWENFDLTPRGIIDCLKLRRPIYKETAAYGHFGRPCFTWEDTDKSGLLAEKAKRI from the coding sequence TTGAAGAGAGAAAAACATCTTTTTACGTCCGAATCTGTAACCGAAGGGCATCCGGACAAGATATGCGATCAGATATCCGATTCCGTATTGGACGCGATTTACGATAAAGACCCCAATGGCAGGGTTGCCTGCGAGGCAATGGTGACCACGGGCCTTGCCTTTATTGCCGGAGAGATAACAACTTCATGTTATATTGACATACCAAAGATAGTCCGCCAGACCATAAAAGATATAGGATATACTGATGCCGCGTATGGTTTTGATTACCATACGTGCGGCGTTATAACGGCTGTCCAGGAGCAGTCTCCCGATATAGCCTTAGGCGTTGATACGGGCGGCGCGGGTGACCAGGGCATGATGTTCGGTTACGCTACCGATGAGACCAAAGAGATGATGCCTCTTCCGATTAGCTTGGCTCATAAATTGACACGCAGGCTTGCGGATGTGCGTAAAAAGGCCATATTGAAATATTTAAGGCCTGACGGAAAAAGCCAGGTGACCGTGGAATACGATGACAAAGGCCCCAAAAGGATTGACGCGATAGTTATCAGCGCTCATCATGACCATAAGGCTAAAATGCAGGACATAAAAAAGGACATAAAAAAATATGTTATTGACCCTGCCGCGCCCAAAGACATGGTAGATAAGAATACGCTGATATATATAAACCCGACGGGCAGGTTTGAGGTAGGCGGGCCGCAGGGGGACACGGGGGTCACGGGCAGAAAAATCATAGTGGATACTTATGGCGGAGTAGGCAGCCACGGAGGCGGGGCTTTTTCAGGCAAAGACCCCAGCAAAGTGGACCGTTCGGCGTCGTATATGGCCCGTTATATGGCGAAAAATATCGTAGCCGCAAGGCTGGCAAAAAAATGCGAGATACAGATAGCCTATGCCATTGGAGTCGCGGAACCTGTAAGCCTTAACGTCAACAGCAAAGGCACGGGCAGGATAAGCGATCAAAAGCTTCAGAAACTTTTATGGGAAAATTTTGACCTCACTCCAAGAGGTATTATAGACTGCCTAAAACTAAGAAGGCCGATTTACAAGGAAACAGCCGCTTACGGACATTTCGGCAGGCCGTGTTTTACATGGGAAGATACCGACAAGTCCGGTTTGCTTGCCGAAAAGGCCAAGAGGATATAA
- a CDS encoding PilT/PilU family type 4a pilus ATPase yields MKIDYYLRQMADRGASDLYFKTGNTPVLRIDDALFFLPGEKLNASDIDSIIGSVLTQEQRNRFDSDKEFDGARSVPDTGRFRFNIYMQRGTPAVTFRHIKAEIPSLKSLNLPVDVLQNLACQKRGLVLVTGYAGCGKSTAIASMIDYVNENFNKHIITVEDPVEFIHEDKKSIISQREIGPDTVDFNHALRHIIRQSPDIIVIGEMRDAVTMQTAIMAAETGHLVFSSLHTVDAAQTVDRIMDFFPVYAHAQVRTQLSGLLKGIISMRLVPRSDGPGRVPACEIMLLTPTIKKCIAKSESGQLASLIQEGAIFGMCSFNQSLTAWLKKSVISRESALAYASNPEELALQLKNIMPGGGAHAR; encoded by the coding sequence ATGAAGATAGACTATTACCTTAGGCAGATGGCCGACAGGGGGGCATCGGATTTGTATTTTAAAACAGGTAATACGCCTGTTTTGAGAATAGACGATGCCTTATTTTTTTTGCCCGGTGAAAAACTCAATGCCTCCGATATAGATAGTATAATCGGTTCGGTTTTAACGCAGGAACAGAGAAACCGGTTTGATTCTGATAAGGAATTTGACGGGGCGCGCAGTGTCCCCGATACCGGCAGGTTTCGTTTTAATATTTATATGCAGCGCGGAACGCCGGCCGTAACCTTCCGTCATATTAAGGCCGAAATACCCTCGTTAAAAAGCCTGAACCTGCCTGTTGATGTCCTGCAAAACCTTGCCTGCCAAAAGAGGGGCCTTGTTTTGGTCACCGGCTATGCAGGGTGCGGAAAATCAACCGCTATCGCGTCTATGATAGATTATGTCAATGAAAATTTCAACAAGCATATTATTACGGTTGAAGACCCCGTTGAATTTATTCACGAAGATAAAAAATCCATAATATCCCAAAGAGAGATAGGTCCAGATACCGTGGATTTTAACCATGCCCTGCGCCATATAATAAGGCAAAGCCCTGATATAATAGTAATCGGAGAAATGCGGGATGCCGTTACAATGCAGACAGCTATTATGGCTGCAGAAACAGGGCATCTGGTTTTCAGCAGTCTCCATACCGTTGACGCGGCGCAGACAGTGGACAGGATCATGGATTTTTTTCCGGTTTATGCCCACGCCCAGGTCCGCACGCAGTTAAGCGGGCTTTTGAAGGGCATTATATCCATGAGGCTTGTCCCCAGAAGCGATGGCCCGGGCAGGGTGCCGGCATGCGAGATAATGCTGTTAACGCCCACTATAAAGAAATGCATTGCCAAGAGTGAATCGGGCCAACTTGCCTCTCTTATACAAGAAGGCGCTATTTTTGGGATGTGTTCATTTAACCAATCTCTTACCGCGTGGCTTAAAAAATCCGTTATAAGCCGAGAGTCGGCACTGGCCTATGCCTCTAATCCGGAGGAACTGGCCCTTCAGTTAAAGAATATCATGCCCGGGGGCGGAGCGCACGCCCGGTAA
- a CDS encoding LptF/LptG family permease: MKIFDRYFTKNFMLPLVYCLFLFIFLYVVADVFANLEDILRNKVPIPILLQYYGSFIPAIFVQTLPIASLLAVVYMLSVFNKNNELTAAKACGISVRQLLLPVFIISALLGLLNFLMNETVVPDGAVRAEKIKSEYIKSGSGNSKKLSLVKNLTYYGKNNHLIYAQELNVDSNSMSGIIIIERDNNLKIRRKILAARALWKDGAWVFYDCVIYRFNALGKTAGNPLVFAQKSIDFTETPEQLHRFEFRAGYMNYRELKKHITEMSGSNSKILNSMKTELYFKTAMPFISFIIMLLGMPFALSTKRGGAMSGIGISIFIGLLYYGSIYIALAIGKGGLLPPFAAAHLPNILFTLLAFRLLKRHGV; encoded by the coding sequence ATGAAAATATTTGATAGATATTTCACAAAAAATTTCATGCTTCCGCTCGTCTATTGCCTTTTCCTTTTTATATTCCTCTACGTTGTCGCCGACGTATTTGCCAACCTTGAGGACATACTGCGCAATAAGGTGCCCATACCGATATTGCTCCAGTATTACGGCTCGTTTATTCCGGCTATTTTCGTGCAGACTTTGCCGATAGCCTCTCTTCTGGCCGTGGTATATATGCTAAGCGTATTCAACAAGAACAATGAACTGACCGCCGCCAAGGCCTGTGGTATCAGCGTAAGGCAATTACTGCTTCCCGTATTTATCATATCGGCACTGCTCGGCCTGTTAAACTTTTTAATGAACGAAACCGTTGTCCCTGACGGGGCCGTCAGGGCCGAAAAGATCAAATCGGAATACATAAAATCAGGGTCGGGTAATTCAAAAAAACTTTCCCTTGTAAAAAATCTGACATATTATGGTAAAAATAATCATCTTATTTACGCCCAGGAACTTAACGTTGACAGTAACAGCATGTCGGGGATAATTATTATTGAGCGGGACAATAACCTTAAGATACGCAGAAAGATACTGGCCGCGAGAGCCTTATGGAAAGACGGGGCATGGGTATTTTATGACTGCGTGATATACAGATTTAACGCCTTGGGAAAAACAGCCGGCAACCCGCTTGTTTTCGCGCAAAAAAGCATAGATTTTACTGAAACACCCGAACAATTGCATAGATTTGAATTTCGGGCGGGATATATGAACTACAGGGAACTAAAAAAACATATCACTGAAATGTCCGGCTCCAACTCAAAAATACTTAACAGCATGAAAACCGAACTCTACTTTAAGACAGCTATGCCGTTTATATCCTTTATCATTATGTTGTTAGGCATGCCTTTCGCGCTGTCAACAAAAAGGGGCGGGGCCATGTCGGGTATCGGCATAAGTATATTTATCGGACTGCTTTACTACGGTTCCATTTATATTGCTCTTGCGATAGGTAAAGGCGGCCTCTTGCCGCCTTTTGCCGCCGCTCATCTGCCAAATATACTGTTTACACTCTTAGCTTTCAGGCTTTTAAAAAGACATGGAGTTTAG